The sequence CAGTCCGAGGCGGTCGTCCAGCTCGTCGGCGCCGTCGAGCGCGAGGTCCAGCTCCAGCTCGCCGTCGAGCTCGGCGAGCTCGATGCCCGCGGCGCGGGCGAGCTCGGCCGTGCGCTCCGATGCCGCCACCGCCCGGACCGGCGGGCCGTGCGGCCAGCGGCGGCCGATGCCCTCCACCACCGCCCACAGCGCCCTGCCGGAGCCCAGCCCGAGCGCCATGCCCGGCTCTACGAGCTCCAGTGCGGCCGTGGCCGCGGCGCCCCGCGCGGCGGACTGGAGGTCCGGGCCCTCGGCGGTCACGCGCCTAACCTACCCGGCGCTGCGGCCGGCACACGCTCGAATCGGAGCCCGCCGGCGCAACCTCCGTCGGCCTCATGTGATTACGTACCGGAACAGAAGTTGCAAGCCAGCCGAGTCTCCGCCGTCCAGAACGGCGGAGAGCGGGGGAACCAATCGGAGCGCCACCCGGCTCTCCAGGGGCGAATCGCCGTCTTCGTGCGGCGTAGCGCAGTTGTCAGCGCGAGCCCGTCAGCTCACCTCGTAGGCACGGACAACAAGGTGGTGGTCGTTTGGCCTCGTCAGGGGTGGATCTCGCCCGCGGCGAGATGTGGAAGAAGTCGCTCCAAGCCTCGCGCGCCCGGCGCGCGGCGGCGGCGATCGCGCGCCGGCGCAAGCTGCGCGTGCGCGGGGGCAGCGGCTCCCTGCTCGCCGTCGCCATGCTCACCGGCGTGCTCGGCGCGGGCATGGCGATCGGGCACGAGGTGTCCGAGCGCCCGGCCGCCCGGGCCGCCGGAGGCGTGCTGAAGGCCGGCAGCAGCGGGCCCTCGGTGTCAGCGCTCCAGCGCAAGCTGGGCGGGATCGCCGTCGACGGCGTCTTCGGGCGCCAGACCCGCTCGGCCGTCAGGCGCTTTCAGCGCCGCGAGGGCCTGGCCGTGGACGGCATAGCCGGGCCGCAGACGCTCGGCGCGCTCGGCCTCTCGGCCGGCTCCGGCGAGCGCTCGGGCTCGCGCGGCGGCGACGGCGGAGGCGACAGCGAGCGCGGCGGCGACCGCGAGCGTGGAGACGATCGCGAGCGTGGAGACGGTCGCGAGCGCTCAGGCTCCCGCGGCGGCTCGGGCGCGCTCGAGCGCATCGCCCAGTGCGAGTCCGGCGGCAACCCGCGCGCGGTCTCGCGTGACGGGCGCTACCGCGGCAAGTACCAGTTCGACCGCGCGACGTGGCGCTCCATGGGCGGCCGCGGCGATCCGGCACGGGCGCCGGAGGCGGAGCAGGACCGCCGGGCGCAGCAGCTGTATGACCAGCGCGGCAGCGCCCCCTGGGCGAACTGCGCGTGACCTCCTGCACGGGCGACCGCCGGCGGAGGCAGAGGGCTTCCGCCGGCGGCCCGCGCGCTGGTAGGCTCGCCCTGCGGCAGACGCGCTGCGGCAGGAGGGAGCTGAGAGCAGTTCATCACGCGTTCGACATTCGCGGGGAGTCGGCGGGCGACGTCCAGATCGTCTGGGTGAAGGGCGACGTCGACCTCGACACCGCTCAGCGCTTCAGCGAGGGCATCCGCCGTGCGACAACGGGCGGGGACGGCGCCGTGCTGGTGGACCTCTGCGAGGTGCCGTTCATGGACTCCACCGGGCTGCACCTGCTGCTCAACCTCCTGCGCCGTCTCACCCGCCAGCGACGGGAGATGGCGGTCGCGTGCAGCCCGTCGGGCGTCCAGCGGCTGTTCGAGCTCACACGGCTGGACGGCACCTTCCAGCTCTACGAGAGCCGCGCCGAGGCGCTCGCGGGGCTCGAGCACAGCGGCCGGCTCGGCGTCTAGACGCCGGCGGCGGTGCGCTCGACCAACGCGGCGAGCAGGCCGGGCATCCCCTCGCGGGCGTGGCGGTCGCGCTGCCAGGCGTCGCCGCCCTCGCGCACGATCCGCTCCACGCCGTCCAGCGCGCCGGCGTCCGCGCCGAGCTCGCCGAGGTGGGCGGCGGCCACGCCCACGGCGGTGCGGGCCACCTCGGCCAGCGGGGCGATGCGGTCGCCCGCCAGGATCTGCGCGCGCACGCCGTCGCGCGCAGCGCGGAAGCTGGACCAGGCGATCGCCTCGGTTGCCGGCGCGGGCCCGTCGCCGCCGTCGGCCTCGTGCAGGGCCAGCCCGTGCACGAGGGCCGCGAGTGCCGAAGCGTCCGCGAGCGACGCCTGGGTGTCGAGCTCGCGCACCTCGAGCGTGCCGTGGCGGGGGTGCGGGCGCACGTCCCACCACAGCAGCGTGGCGTCCTCCAGCCCGCCGGCGGCGAGCGAGGCGGCGACGGTCTCCTCGTAGTCGGCGAAGTCGTGGAAGGCGCGCGGCACGCCCCGGCCGGGATAGGCACGCACGAGCGCCGACCGCGCGCTCGCCAGCCCCGAGTCGGCGCCGAACCAGAAGGGCGAGGACGCCGCGAGCCCGGCGACCAGGGGCAGGTGCCGCCGGAGCCCGTTGTGGGCCCGGATCGCCGTGCCCGGGTCGGGCATGCCCACGTGCACGTGCAGCGCGCACTCGGGCGTGCGCCGCATGAGGCCGCGCATGTCGCGTTCACAGCGGCGGTAGCGCTCGAGGTCCACGAGCCGGGCGTCGCCGTGGGAGCCGGAGGGGTGGATGCCGCAGCCAAGCAGCGTGGCGCCCGCCGCGCGGGCCGCGCCGCGCAGCCCGGCGACCGCGCCCGCGGCCTCGGCGGCGTCGCGAGAAGGGGGTGATCGAAGCTCCACCTCCGCGGCGTATGCCTCGTGCGCCACGAGCTCGCCGGGCGCGTCGATCGCCGGCAGCAGGCGCTCGGCGTCCGGCGCCAGCGCATGCCCCTCCGGTTCGACCAGCAGCAGCTCCTCCTCGATGCCGAGCAGGAACGACGGGCCCCGGCCGAACGCGTGCTCCACTGTCAGGCCGCCTCCAGCGCAGCGGTGGCGGCGATCCGCCCGAACACCAGCGCGGCCGCCAGCCCGCTCGCGTAGCCGCCGGTTGCGATCCCTCCGGCGTCCGCGCCGCAGGCGAAGACCCCCGGCGCCACCCGCGCGCTGCCGTCGATCGCGAGGCCCCCGAGCGTCGTGGTGATGCCGGCCACGCACTCCACGACGATGGCGCCGTTCTCGCGCCTCACGGGCGCCCCGGCCCGTTCGGCGGCGGCAATCATCTCGCCCACGCTGCGCTCGCGCACGCGCTCCTCGAGCATCTCTCTCGCAACCCGGTAGCGGGCGCGCGCGCCCGGCTGGCGCGCTGTCCACTGCACCGCGTCGATCTCGGACCACGTGCGCGTCTCGAAGTGCTCGCCGCGGGTGTTCTCCACCTCGGCATGGCGCGCGTAGAGCTGCGCGAGCTCCACGAAGCCCTCGGGCTCGACCCGCGCCGGAGGCGCCGGCATGTTGCGGCCGTAGAACTCCCCCAGCCCCGCGCTTGCTCTGCCGCCCGCCGAGAGGCCGATGCGCAGGCCGTCGCCCTCGCTCCACGGCGCTGCGCGCAGCAGCAGGGCGTCGGCCTCGGGGGTCACGTGCTCGCGGACGAGCTCGCGGTCGGCCTGGAAGCCACCCGTGGCGAGCACGACGGGCGTGCCGTCGGCGGGCGGCTCGCGCAGCGCGGCGCGCAGGTGCACTCGCCCGCCGGCGGCCTCGGTCAGACAGCGCGCCAGCGACCTCGTGTCGAAGCGGGTGCCGGTGGTCCGCGGGTTCCCCGTCTCGCGGCCGAGCACCCGCACGCCGAGCGACTCGAGCCACGAGATGTCGCCGTCCATCCGCTCCCACACGAGCCGCTGGAGCGCGCGGTCTCCGTCCGGGCACTCCGTGTGGAAGTGCTCCAGCTCGCGATGGCGCCAGATCACCCCGCTCGACAGCAGCATCGAGCCGCCGGCGTGCTCACCCTTCTCCAGCAGGAGGACGTCCGCGCCCAGCGAGCGCGCCTGGGCCGCCGCCGCGAGCCCGGCCATCCCGGCCCCGGCCACCACCAGGTCCGGCATGTCAGACGAGGGCGAAGCCGGGCTTGTGCTCGACGTACTCGACCGTGATCGCGTCCGGACCGCGCACGAACACGGCCAGGGTGTTGTCCGCGTCCACGACCTTGTCGATCTCGAGGCCGCGCGCCTCGGCCTCTCCGCGCATCTCCTCGGCGGAGTCCACGAG comes from Thermoleophilaceae bacterium and encodes:
- a CDS encoding STAS domain-containing protein; the encoded protein is MTSCTGDRRRRQRASAGGPRAGRLALRQTRCGRRELRAVHHAFDIRGESAGDVQIVWVKGDVDLDTAQRFSEGIRRATTGGDGAVLVDLCEVPFMDSTGLHLLLNLLRRLTRQRREMAVACSPSGVQRLFELTRLDGTFQLYESRAEALAGLEHSGRLGV
- a CDS encoding FAD-dependent oxidoreductase, which codes for MPDLVVAGAGMAGLAAAAQARSLGADVLLLEKGEHAGGSMLLSSGVIWRHRELEHFHTECPDGDRALQRLVWERMDGDISWLESLGVRVLGRETGNPRTTGTRFDTRSLARCLTEAAGGRVHLRAALREPPADGTPVVLATGGFQADRELVREHVTPEADALLLRAAPWSEGDGLRIGLSAGGRASAGLGEFYGRNMPAPPARVEPEGFVELAQLYARHAEVENTRGEHFETRTWSEIDAVQWTARQPGARARYRVAREMLEERVRERSVGEMIAAAERAGAPVRRENGAIVVECVAGITTTLGGLAIDGSARVAPGVFACGADAGGIATGGYASGLAAALVFGRIAATAALEAA
- a CDS encoding YbdK family carboxylate-amine ligase, yielding MEHAFGRGPSFLLGIEEELLLVEPEGHALAPDAERLLPAIDAPGELVAHEAYAAEVELRSPPSRDAAEAAGAVAGLRGAARAAGATLLGCGIHPSGSHGDARLVDLERYRRCERDMRGLMRRTPECALHVHVGMPDPGTAIRAHNGLRRHLPLVAGLAASSPFWFGADSGLASARSALVRAYPGRGVPRAFHDFADYEETVAASLAAGGLEDATLLWWDVRPHPRHGTLEVRELDTQASLADASALAALVHGLALHEADGGDGPAPATEAIAWSSFRAARDGVRAQILAGDRIAPLAEVARTAVGVAAAHLGELGADAGALDGVERIVREGGDAWQRDRHAREGMPGLLAALVERTAAGV
- a CDS encoding transglycosylase family protein; this encodes MDLARGEMWKKSLQASRARRAAAAIARRRKLRVRGGSGSLLAVAMLTGVLGAGMAIGHEVSERPAARAAGGVLKAGSSGPSVSALQRKLGGIAVDGVFGRQTRSAVRRFQRREGLAVDGIAGPQTLGALGLSAGSGERSGSRGGDGGGDSERGGDRERGDDRERGDGRERSGSRGGSGALERIAQCESGGNPRAVSRDGRYRGKYQFDRATWRSMGGRGDPARAPEAEQDRRAQQLYDQRGSAPWANCA